TTCGCCGTCGGCATGCTGCACTTCGTCGGTCGACAGGTTCAGGTCGAGGGTGCGCGCTTCGTCACCGAAACGCGCGGAAATCCAGCCGGTCAGCAGGTTGACGTGGGTGATCACGCCATAGCCGCGATGGCGGTGGAAGATAACGGTGCCCGGTGCAACGGTTTTCATGGACTCAGTTCTACATCTGGTGGAAAGAAAGAGCGAGCGAAGATGCTACTCAACCGATCCAACCGATTCTAGCGCAGCCGCCCTTCGAACCACTACGGTTTGCGGCTATCATTACCCACCTTTTTTCAGTACGTGGACAAATCAACATGACCTTGCGCATCATCGCTACCGGCGGCACTTTCGACAAACACTATAACGAACTCAATGGCGTGCTCGGCTTTGCAGAAAGCCACTTGCCGGCCGTGATTGCCCGCTCACGCATGACGGTTCCAGTCGAGCTCGACATACTGCCGCTGCTCGACTCACTCGACATGCAAGACCCGGACCGGCAGCGCGTTCTGGCTTCATGCCAGGCAGCGCCTGAACAGGCCATCGTCATCATCCACGGCACCGACACCATGCGCGACACCGCCGCGGTACTGGGCGCCGCCGGGCTCGGCCAGACCATCGTGCTGACCGGTGCC
Above is a genomic segment from Massilia sp. H6 containing:
- a CDS encoding asparaginase, which produces MTLRIIATGGTFDKHYNELNGVLGFAESHLPAVIARSRMTVPVELDILPLLDSLDMQDPDRQRVLASCQAAPEQAIVIIHGTDTMRDTAAVLGAAGLGQTIVLTGAMIPYEIANSDALFNLGFACGVAQVLPAGVYVAMNGQVFPWDNVTKNRAEGVFQQL